acagtagaggtttagatataaagtttattgtgactttgctattactgtgtgggttaacaaaataataataataataatgataataataacaataataataataataataatgatgataataataattatgattattattattaataataataataataataataatttcagcattctggggatataagatgtaggttatctgttaggaatattaccatctgtatttaaacttgattcatgttgattatgcctgcagcacaattccaaaaaaagaaaggatgcagaaaaggaaggagaaggagcaccaggaagcagctaagggtagcagacctcttaatgcatggctaaaattgatgatttcacagcatttcatggaagccttgaatttacattgaggagcatatttgggtatgggtgacctccatcctacagccctctactggcccctggtccaaatttttggccctgtattgcgtttcagttgtttagtctgagcattaagtgagaaagaccaaaagatacaagtataacccatttatcatttatttattaagttacaacttgatggtgttttcatcaagttaagggaagaaggacagatttttacattgaagttttttccatttgggtatttatttttgtattttttttcaaagttcatgttgcactgttcaatgttcaatattaaagtgcttatctttaacaataaatagcctaataataaaccagtgtttgttgcttttcatgtcttccaagcctatgataatgtgaattaactcattatgacaataatttgttgacacaaaagaattggcaatcacttttacctacaaaggacacacagctaagtagttagcttcctattagcaaatgtaattttacattaatttccatattgtgtaaaggaccaaaaaaaaatgtcctgcccttttctgactttgagcccctgcccctctataatcatgtgcacgtccctgcgcagaaccctttgcagcagtaactctttctgctgggccacaacattaggaacacctgcagactgcagcacggatttcatatttcattcattcacaactcctccaacacgaacattattgtttttgcacttttggcttcttattaaataactttttcaaatagattcaatcttgcacgtagaaactttaagtgtgggctttagttgatataacactcccgtcagagggtgcattctacgccgggggtgcattatccggcacaacacctggacgctacaatatacacccctgctacctccAAACCCCGCCGCCCGACACccccccacgcacacacacacagacacacacacacacacacacacacacacacacacactttgtagcatcccggaagagttactgctgcaaagggttctgggtatttgttctgttgtgtttatgttgtgttactgtgcggatgttctcccaaaatgtgtttgtcgttcttgtttggtgtggattcacagtgtgacatatatttctaacaatgttaaaggtttttatactggcaccctcagtgtaacctgtatcgctgaagatcaagtatgcgttgcattcacttcaatGTGCGCGTCACAGCCGCACATATTGTATTCCTGGGCTATCAATTGTTGGGCTTGACGAAAAGATTGTCGGGAGAGTCCCTAAAGCTTGGGAGTTTCTCGGGAGGTTAGGCAAGTATGAGGATCAACGGTGTACTGCGGCACCttcgctgtatataatcggcatgCCAGCTCTAGTATAGTTTAATAAAtgggcccgcgggccagagttaaTGATGGGATTGGCAGttattttgactgtactgaatcactagaatcagttccttaaattgattcgttcaaaaaaattGTTcaccatatccccccccccccccccccccctcccaaaaaaaaaatcatagcgggggcgtgcgtagtacagtgcagtgcagacattcgcgggagaagcagcaaataggtgagggccgacatccgggcaactgagctacatacgggttcttcgagccatagcaaccagactggcgttgaaaacaaaccgttgccattactctttaacctgtcgacctacgctgattaaacccgtcattctgcctccaaaatgcagaaaaactgtgttgtttttggttgtgctaaccacaactggaaacagggaaaacaaaggtcgtattttgttctgccaaagcgtgataaaagcccacagagacgagacaaatggctcgcagctttacaccgggaaaacgaggacggttctcactggagtcccccaaagtcccgggtcgtgtgttcggatcacttcgtttctggtaaatataaggaacaaaaatccaccttcttaaccacaacttggtataccgtccgtgctaatgttgtacttgttgaatttgtaccttataacgttcgacagctgaagttattgttgtacaaaaataacatgcggtatatactatatagcctatagcctgtataggctattttcgaaaaccggtttcgtttaaatttgaatCGGCTTTCTATAGATATGAAATAATATACCTGGTGCGCTTGTGAGGTAGACATATAGATTTCCAAATTCCAGGTCCGGCCATTGTGTAGGATTATCAATCCACGCATCTGCTGGAAGGCGGTAAGGGCAGTCGTTTAATCCAACTACAGAACATTTTAACTCGTATCTTAACCTAGCCTCACTGGAAAGACTATTTACATAATCATACGCCATTTAGAACAGTTTAAAATGCAGTGaaacctcgttaaatgctttttctgtcaatgctgtgttcgctgtgagctggtttgttttcaacgaattcaatatggcgaccggttgctaggggattggtaggcggaagtgatgtaggtccgccctcgcctatagggtgaacgcgagtccctacacagtagtgatgggatcggcagttcttttgactgtactgaatcactagaatcagtgactgacacagcgccacagtcaGCACAGTTCAGTGCGTGAAcctgaatcacttctgcagcagcagttctGTGTGCAGGTCAGCGAATCATGAGTGAGTCAGTAACAGCTTCCCCAGCAGCAGATCTCGGTGTGTGtcagttcgcgaacgacacaagccCTCAGCACCCAATGAAAGATGCGCACAGTGACTGAACGAGAGCCTCAATGTGACGTCCTCCTCCGCGACACAGTCAGTTCTCTGTGTCAGTAGGTTCGCGAGTCCTGATtctgaatgagtgagtgagtgcagcGGGAACCTGAATCACGTCCTCAgcgacaataaataaataaagaaaataaataccttcaaaataaaacaaataaattaagagCCTGAAATgccaacataaaaaataaatgttctgTAGACTACGTTTAAAAATATAACAGAGAAAATATCAACTTAAATgtgcaaacaaaaagaaaataaataggctaccttaaataaaacaaaacaaatattaaaccaaGTGCCAGAAACAGGGGCGCCggtagggattttgggccccatgaaaagaatctttacagggcccccaacacagcggcaacattataatttcatcatcattaggggcctctctggacccccctccatcatgggcccctagaatccattGTAaatttataatattatataattttaaatagtaaatacataatataaaataattttaaatacataatatataataataattgtaaatatataataatatataaaaatgtaaattGTAGATAAATAATGTATAATGATAATTGTAAATACATAATGTACAATAATTGTAAATATctgataatatataaataattgtaaaTTGTAGATACATAATATATACTAATGATtgtaaatacatattatataaaacatattataaaAACATGTAGATTGTagatacataatatataataataattgtgactacaaaataatatataaaacatgtacatTGTAAATTCATAATATATGATCATTgtgaatacataataatatatcataataattGTAAATTGCAGgtgcataatatataataataattataaatatataataagatatccatccatccatccatcttcttccgcttatccgaggtcgggtcgcgggggcagcagcctaagcagggaaacccagacttccctctccccagccacttcgtccagctcttcccgggggatcccgaggcgttcccaggccaaccgggagacatagtcttcccaacgtgtcctgggtcttccccgtggcctcctaccggtcggacgtgccctaaacacctccctagggaggcgttcgggtggcatcctgaccagatgcccgaaccacctcatctggctcctctcgatgtggaggagcagcggctttactttgagcctcccccggatgacagagcttctcaccctatctctaagggagagccccgccacccggcggaggaaactcatttcggctgcttgtacccgtgatcttgtcctttcggtcataacccaaagctcatgaccataggtgaggatgggaacgtagatgcaatatatgtaaatatataatattatataaaacATGTAACTAGTAGAtagataatatataataataattgtaaatacataataatatataaaacatgtaaattgtgGATACACAATATATACTAATAAttgtaaatacataataatatataaaacatgtaaattatagatacataatatatactaattgtgaatacataataatatataaacatGCAAATTATACAGATAATATATACTAATAAtcgtaaatacataataatatacaaaacatGTAAATTGTAGATACATATTATATACTAATAATTGTGAATATTTGCTCACCCAACACATCCACGTCCACCTTGAAGTTGATGAAGTGTGTGTGGATGTTGCCCAGGACATTTGGCGCTACCTGGTGACCGTGCCGCAGGCTGCCATCCAGCAGGTAAGACGAGGAGATGTAACCCGTGGCGTGGACCTTGGCTTCCACTGAGCCGCTCTGGTAGAAGATGAAGTCCCACAAGTAGTCGTAGTTCCCGATGGCGGTGATGGTCCTGAACACCAGGCCGCTGTTGACCAGGCCGCCGTAACTGTTGCTGAAGAAGTCGGAGAAGTGTCTGCGCAGGGGTTGACCAAAGTTGTGCTCAAAGATGCAGATGGAATTCCTGAACCTGATGGGCGCCGGCACATCCACGTAGCGGaaggtgtccacataagtggcctgGTAGGGACAGTCCACGCCGCGGACCAGTTCGTGCGCAAAGCGTCCGATTCCGATGCTGGAGTCCAAGAACTTGGTGAGGATCATCCCGGGCGTCACCGAGCCGTAAACCGACATGGCTTCTTGCACGCTCAGCTCGTAGATGATACGCTCCCCCTTGAAGCGCACGTCAAAAACTCGCATGCCAGTGAGGGAGCTCAGACCGAAGGCAAAACTCCAGTCCAGGTAGAGGACGTGGTTACCGCTGACACTGAAGCGTTTGCCTTCTGCGTAGAACTGCAGAGGACCAAGCTGCAAAGGTGTGTTCCTAGGTTTCAGCGAGCCATAGTCAGCCGCTTCCTGGTAGACAATTCTTCTCACGGACCCTGCGGCGTACTTGTCACGGAGTTCTTCCACCGTGTCGAAATACTGACCGTTGTACAGGAGCTTATCCACCGTCCAGTTGGAGGCGTCTACGCTCTCGTGGTTAACCAGCATCTCCAAACCTACCGGGTGGATGTACATGCCGCTCATGTTCCTGAAGAAAGACACCCAGGTTTTTCTGTCTCCAGAACGAAGTCCTCGCGGCATTTGCTCAAACAGGTTCAGTTTTTTAGCGCCAAAACTCTCCTTCACAAGCTGCTCCATCTTGGAAAACTGTTGTTCGAAAAACTCAGACAACAAGTAATACTCCCCCACGGTCACGGTGCGAGCGTTGATGGGCAGCTCCCTCTTATACTTCTTCTTGGTCACGTCCGTGTGGTACGTGGGCTTAGGCAGAGGTCCCACCACGTACTCCTTGATGTGGCCCAAGGACCCGTAGAAGACCACCACAGTGGCTTCGCGCACCGGCTCAGGACCTGCCCCGTCCAGGTAGGACAAAACGTCCGCCTTTTTGGGCAGAGACAAGTCGATTAGGAACAGGAAGTTTTCTGACGGCTTGGTGAGCTGCCTGGTGCTGATGGCCAAGTCCTTCTGCTGGACCATGTACTGTTGGACCTGCAGGTACTCCTCTTGAGTGACATCGGCAAAGACGCGGCTGCGCTTGTCGTGTTTGCCTTTGAGAGGATGAAGGCGTCGCCCGGAGCATTTGGGAGCCCTGCTGGAGTGGAAGCCCAGCAAAACAATGTTGAGAAGAACAGAGACCAGGACCAGGACAAGAAGCGTCCATTTGACCAGGGAGTGCATCTTGTGCTTCTGTGCTCGCACTGTGTCCCTAGATCAGCGGGGGAAGGTGGTCAGAAGAGTTCGAGACCAGCGGGGTAAGGTACTCAGAAGAGTCCGAGACCAGCGGGGGAAGGTGGTCAGAAGAGTCCCAGACCAGCGGGGGAAGGTGGTCAGAAGAGTCCGAGACCAGTGGGGGATGGTGGTCAGAAGAGTCTGAGAGCAGGGGTGAGAAGGTGGTCTGAAGAGTCTGAGAGCAGTGGTGAGAAGGTGGCCAGACGAAAGTTCTGCATGAGAACCCGCCCACTTCCTGCATGATCCAATAGCAGAGAAGCAGAAGAATGTCAGAGTGGAGAAGAATCCTCTTCTGATGCAATACTTTCATGTACTCGAATATTACACTAATACACATTCTACTACACTGATACACATTGTACTATACTCATACACACATTCTACTACACTAATACACACATTGTACTACACTAATACACATTCTACTACACCgatacacattgttgttgtttttatgttttattgttttgttttgttttgtttttaatgttttttttttatatgcttaatggatcttaaggtctgcaataaagattgatgatgattGTACTATACTCATACACACATTCTACTACACTAATAAACACATTGTACTACACTAATACACACATTGTACTACACTAATACACACATTGTACTACACTAATAAACATTCTACTACACTAATACACACATTGTACTACACTAATACAAATTCTACTACACTAATACACACATAGTACTACACTAATACACATTCTACGACACAAATCCACATTGTACTACACTAATACACATTCTACTACACTAATACACACATTGTACTCCACTAATACACACATTGtactacattaaaacattatactacactaatacacacactgtACTACACTAATACACGTACTACACTAATACACACATGGTACTACACTAATACACATTCTACTACACTAATACACACATTGTACTACACGAATGCACACATTATACTACACTAAAACACACATTGTACCACACTAATACACATTCTACTACGCTAAAACACATTTTACTACACTAGTATACACAATGTACTACACAAAACACACATTCTACTACACTAATACACACATTGtaccacacaaatacacattCTACTACCCTAAAACACATTTTACTACACTAATACACAATGTACTGCACTAATACACACATTCTATTGCACTAATACACATTCTACTGCACTAATACACACATCGCCCTACACTAATACATATTGTACTGTAGTATTGCACAGTATATGTGTAAAATAATTCTCACATGTGACGAAATGATTTTATTGCTCAATTTTTACGACCAGGAAAAAGTCTGACTAAAGAATTTCAACAAGTCTGTTTAACTTTAATTTGTGGAGGaggcatcacacacacacacacacacacacacacacacacacacacacacccacacacactcacacacacccccccccacacacacacacacacacacacacacacacacacacacacacacacacacacacacacacacacacactcacacacacacaagttgatGAATGTTGAGCTGAAGATGTTTTGTGTAATAGTTCTCCTGCAGTAGGAACGTTGCGTCATCTTATTCTCTAAGGTCCTGGAAGGTAGAGAAACATGAACGTTATCATGTGTGTGAGTTGTGAGAAATATGTTTAGCAAAGGTCCTGGAAGgtaaaaaaacaagaaagttatcatacttttttttttttttttttttttttaaataatgtcctgcccagcttctcgggcaaatcatatagcagatgtagatgcccatatcggctgttcagatttactttacaaaagagaagtgtaggatacttctcttgttgccttacttgtattttgactttattaaatgtatttatattatcatttggtgcagccgggccggagcaggaggggatagaaagagagaaaaaggaagacagaggggggaattgtggggacaagagggggattagacagagagacaaaaacaacaacagcaaacacaacaacaacaacaacaacagagcaacatcagcaaatacgacatgtacaaatatgatggtaaaagtaatagcaaataagcagttagcgaaaattaaaaaaaaaataaatacagaaatgacaatgagcattattacactaaaaatggagcaatatgaataccaatagaaatagtgctattgataataaacaataccagtactttacctttattatcaacaatacaattgttcaaatgcaacaatacatatacgtaatgataacttgagatacgaaagaatgcagaaaaatggaggggaagaaagagaagcaaccttaaccttgtagattgttatagtaacaataggttaagctttgtcagtgtgccatgtgttatacccagtttaccctagggcaacaacgttaatatatgtttgatgaaacgtgattatgtgcatgagtgtatgtgtgcatatgtacttgtatgtgtacagtatgtgtatgtgtgcttgtacagtgaatgtatatgtacagtatgtgtatatgtgtgtacagcgaatgtatatgtacagtatgtgtatacagtatgtgtgattgaacagtgaatgtatatgtacagtatgtgtaaatgtgtgtttgtacagtgaatgtatatgtacagtatatgtatgtgtgtgtttgtacagtgaatgtatgtgtagtatgtgtatgtgtgtgtttgtacagtgaatgtatatgtacagtatgtgtatatgtatgtttttacagtgaatgtatatgtacagtatgtgtatacagtatgtttgtataatgaatgtgcgtgtgtaaatatgtactgtatttatttgtatatgtatgtgggagcgtaggtacctatgtatgtctgtatgtatgtgtgtgagtatatgtgaatttgcatgtacaatacatttgactcccagtgtgtgcgggagccagagtacggccccagcctccccgagaacccatctcacaaacagtaggtgtggtgcccagggaaccaggggccaccgcccccacgcagccaagccggacagcgacaggaaccccagagcctggcccaccgtgccgcccacaagggccagcagcaggccgcagacagacgcacccggcagaggacaaggcacgagaaaaacagggggaagccagaccccaagccagcgagagaccacaccccacacggacagaaaggcgggacgccccgcccgaggggcccggagaccccccgcaaccggacaggaagaccgcccccggcccaccggcaacagggcccccacgagcccccccccccacccccggagagcgcggcgaggtcagcccacggccaccccacccaagccggccgccacaggaccacccagcacggggccacaggaaccacccaccccacccgcagggaccccaacgatggagatggacaaccaacaaccgccccgccgagtccccccccccccccgaggtaggggaataaataaataaaataaataaatacataataataataataataatattaataaaatatttttttttttaaaaaaggggaaaaaataaataaataaataattaaatctatttataaaaaaaattaataaataaataaaaaaagaattaaaagaagatcacagacatgctgacacacaaggtcgctaccccaacaactggccgactcgcagcacctcggaataccctgcagcaccaagccaccacagtagacgcagggaccagacccagcaggccccaaccaagatggccacccggaagggatggacggcgggacccaggagctccagacacgcagtccggatgcagtagcctgaggcgccgacccccacccgacaggcaggcccagaacgtacccccagaaatatacatacatatatatatacatacacataaacatacacgtacacatacacatgtacacctacacacacatacacatgcatacacatacacatatatatacatacatacatacatacatacatacatacatacatacacacacacacatacacatacatatacacagtttgtcagccccgacaaccaccacgcgcgcgcgctgccaccagtcacaacatcagccacccccttgcaccagacccagcagccacgggcgcccacaccacaaacaaacggcagcagaaacagcagccacaacacccacagacagccagcaccacccaatcaaatcaaagcgatcaaaaaataaaccgcgaccggcaaccacacgccaacaggatcacagataccagccagcgccagcccgccagcaagcccaaacgccaacacgcaaacaagagacaccaacacccccaccccgccaaaagaccccaccaccccaacccaaacccgcacaaacacaccaccgcccaaacaaccgagacacagtatccagaccagacacgggcgccgcgccgccaccacatcaagtcgccaacagagaccccacagcgcaaggtcgggccacacgggcacggaccccacccaacaggaagcgagacccgcgcgacgccacacacaaataaaaaaataaaataaaataaaaataaataaatatatatatatacatatatacatacacatacatacacatacacatacatacatacacacatacacacatatatatatatatatatacatacacatatatacacataaaaaaaaaa
This genomic interval from Entelurus aequoreus isolate RoL-2023_Sb linkage group LG06, RoL_Eaeq_v1.1, whole genome shotgun sequence contains the following:
- the aoc2 gene encoding retina-specific copper amine oxidase, which translates into the protein MHSLVKWTLLVLVLVSVLLNIVLLGFHSSRAPKCSGRRLHPLKGKHDKRSRVFADVTQEEYLQVQQYMVQQKDLAISTRQLTKPSENFLFLIDLSLPKKADVLSYLDGAGPEPVREATVVVFYGSLGHIKEYVVGPLPKPTYHTDVTKKKYKRELPINARTVTVGEYYLLSEFFEQQFSKMEQLVKESFGAKKLNLFEQMPRGLRSGDRKTWVSFFRNMSGMYIHPVGLEMLVNHESVDASNWTVDKLLYNGQYFDTVEELRDKYAAGSVRRIVYQEAADYGSLKPRNTPLQLGPLQFYAEGKRFSVSGNHVLYLDWSFAFGLSSLTGMRVFDVRFKGERIIYELSVQEAMSVYGSVTPGMILTKFLDSSIGIGRFAHELVRGVDCPYQATYVDTFRYVDVPAPIRFRNSICIFEHNFGQPLRRHFSDFFSNSYGGLVNSGLVFRTITAIGNYDYLWDFIFYQSGSVEAKVHATGYISSSYLLDGSLRHGHQVAPNVLGNIHTHFINFKVDVDVLGVRNVFQTKDMQFVNSTIPWVANGYAMVPQLVERQLKSEQEAALRHDAKVPRYLHIASNKSNAWGHQRSYRLQLLSSTGDHLPESQTEERAMSWARYKVAISKHKDEEQSSSSLYNQNNIWMPAVDFSSFIADDENIENEDLVAWVTTGFLHIPHAEDIPNTVTVGNGGGVLLRPHNYFDEDPSVQSDDSVYFQPGSEGSCDLNKVACASQQTCSPVMETWDYHGFDGVMKFIDWH